A stretch of Prunus dulcis chromosome 6, ALMONDv2, whole genome shotgun sequence DNA encodes these proteins:
- the LOC117632002 gene encoding thaumatin-like protein translates to MPTSSFLFPLLFLLASISITNGAQLILVNNCNESIWPGILGTAGLATPQSGGFHLGSGQELVLDVPEKWSGRIWGRQGCQFDNDGKGNCETGDCFGQLHCQGKGGVPPATVVEMTLGSSTSPLHFYDVSLVDGFNLPVSMKPVGGGIGCGVASCEVDLNVCCPSALEVRRGGRVVGCKSACLAMQSARYCCTGSYANPNTCKPTLFAHLFKAICPKAYSYAFDDSSSLNKCRASRYVITFCPAQ, encoded by the exons ATGCCAACTTCCTCTTTTCTCTTCCCCCTACTCTTCCTTTTAGCCTCAATCTCAATTACAA ATGGGGCTCAACTCATTCTAGTAAACAACTGCAATGAAAGTATATGGCCTGGTATACTTGGCACAGCAGGCCTAGCCACTCCTCAAAGTGGCGGTTTCCACCTCGGCAGTGGCCAAGAACTAGTTCTTGATGTGCCTGAGAAGTGGTCAGGAAGGATATGGGGCAGGCAGGGCTGTCAATTTGACAATGATGGAAAAGGCAATTGTGAGACCGGCGATTGTTTTGGCCAATTACATTGTCAGGGGAAAGGGGGTGTGCCTCCAGCAACCGTTGTTGAAATGACACTCGGATCATCAACTTCACCCCTGCATTTCTATGATGTGAGCTTGGTTGATGGATTTAATCTGCCTGTGTCAATGAAACCGGTCGGGGGTGGAATAGGCTGTGGTGTTGCCTCATGTGAGGTTGATTTGAACGTTTGCTGCCCATCAGCATTGGAAGTGAGGAGAGGAGGCAGGGTTGTGGGGTGTAAGAGTGCCTGCTTGGCTATGCAATCTGCTAGGTATTGCTGCACAGGAAGCTATGCAAATCCAAACACTTGCAAGCCAACCCTTTTTGCGCATCTGTTTAAGGCCATATGTCCCAAGGCCTATAGCTATGCTTTTGATGACTCTTCCAGCCTTAACAAATGCAGGGCTTCGCGGTACGTCATCACTTTCTGCCCTGCCCAATGA